Proteins encoded by one window of Dioscorea cayenensis subsp. rotundata cultivar TDr96_F1 chromosome 6, TDr96_F1_v2_PseudoChromosome.rev07_lg8_w22 25.fasta, whole genome shotgun sequence:
- the LOC120263892 gene encoding ethylene-responsive transcription factor ERF098-like → MVPKTSEPMTSLYSQDEEQAMIISSLVQVICGDTSLAVTIPDFFHLRPCLTCGINGCLGCDLFLDTTSSNVTAATDDQKQQKRKRKEKKNKYRGVRQRPWGKWAAEIRDPWRAVRKWLGTFDTAEDAARAYDLAAIQFRGPRAKLNFPFPDQFNGNVVFDRTASANTSMSSCTGANSEEEFQYQRQYNQQYEQQRNQKEELAVSFWDGLQDLVQLDEEEPL, encoded by the coding sequence aTGGTACCAAAAACCTCTGAACCGATGACATCACTTTACTCTCAAGATGAAGAACAAGCCATGATCATCTCCTCACTAGTCCAAGTCATCTGCGGCGACACATCTCTCGCAGTCACCATCCCTGATTTTTTCCATCTCCGACCTTGTTTGACATGTGGCATTAATGGTTGTTTAGGCTGTGATTTGTTTCTAGATACTACTAGTAGTAATGTCACAGCAGCTACTGATGATCAAAAACAGcagaagaggaaaagaaaggagaagaagaacaagtatAGAGGTGTAAGGCAGAGGCCGTGGGGAAAATGGGCAGCAGAGATACGTGACCCTTGGCGAGCTGTGCGCAAATGGCTGGGCACCTTCGACACGGCCGAAGACGCTGCTCGGGCTTATGACTTGGCAGCTATTCAGTTTCGTGGTCCTAGAGCTAAGCTCAATTTTCCTTTTCCGGACCAGTTTAATGGAAATGTAGTTTTTGATCGCACTGCAAGTGCTAATACTAGTATGAGTTCTTGTACTGGTGCTAACAGTGAAGAAGAGTTTCAATATCAGCGTCAGTATAATCAGCAGTATGAGCAGCAAAGGAATCAGAAGGAAGAGTTGGCAGTGAGTTTCTGGGATGGTCTTCAGGATTTGGTTCAGTTGGATGAGGAAGAGCCTTTGTAA